AAACAATTTGAAGTCACAGATTATAAAGCTGATGTTGATTGGGATGATATTATTCCCGAagaagaattgaaaaaattaaaagatgaggaaaaaagaagaaatgaTGAGCTTTATGTCAAAGAGCAGATGGATATGGCTCAAAGAAGAAGTGCTGCCttgaacaaaataaaaaattcgGTTAACGGATATGGGAATGGCAATGATGCTGATGCCGATGGCACAGATAACGATACAAGCAGTATTAGTGGGCGTAGACGTCGCAGAATGGATAGTATGAATGTGCTTGGAGAAAGAGAAGTTAGAGCATTGTACAAGGCCATTCTTAAATATGGGATTTTGGACAAGGAGAGAATAGATGATTTGATCAGCGATGGTTCATTGccagaaaaaaaggtttcCAAGTATGAAGAGGTTTATGAAGAATTTATAGATGTTGCAAAAGAAGAACTGGCCagtgaagaaaaaagaaggaaaaatgttattaagAAATTGGAGGAAGATGTGGTTAtttataatgaaaaattgaaagCTGGTAAAGATGTTAGCAAGTTGGGGAACCCGGTTACCAAATTAAGTAGTAAAAGAAAGGAGAAAAAGGCCATTTTGTTTGAATTTTATGGTTGTAAAGGATTTAATGCAGAGACTGTATTGAAAAGGCCACAggaaatgttatttttgcaTGATTTTTTAGctaaatattatttgcaAGATCCGTTGAAATTTAGATTTATCAAAAGATTCCCTAAACAAGTTACTACTTGGAATTGCACCTGGACTGATGTTGATGATGCTAGGTTATTAGTTGGGGTTGATAAATATGGTTATGGATCCTGGTCACGGATTAGAGACGATCCATTTTTAGGTTTGACacaaaaattctttttaaatgaatCCAGTACAACACCAAACAGTTCCAAGAGTAATAGTAACActagtaataacaacagcaacaaagAAAATGCCACGTTTTCAGGTGTTGTGAGTGGGACTTCAAAACCTGAGTTTAACTTCCCCAAGGGACCTAGGGCTGAtatagagaaaaaagaaacaacgCCTTTATCTGTTAGTAGTAGTGATAGTAACGCAGTGCAAATAGAACAAAATTTGCAATCACCAATGGATAACACACATAAACCCAATAGCATTAATGGTAACACTAAAAAGGTTCCTACTGGCGTTCATTTAAATAGAAGAATAGATTATTTGTTTACTGTACTAAGGGAAGAAGCAAGTGCTTTAGATCCAAAACTAGCTAATACTATTGGGGATCATGGCAATGGTTCTGGTACTAAAAATGTTGGACAAACTGGGAATGGCGCAATATCATTGTCTTCTTTAAGTAGTAACGGTAATACATCATTGAATGGggttacaaaaaataaaaagaaaataccGATGAATACGGCTGTTACTGCTACGAGCAACAATGTTTCTAACGTTACTTTGAACAAAAATGCAAAGAAAAGGGGCAAAAGTTTGCATAGTAACTCGAAGGATCTACCAGATAAGATTTCACTAACCATGAGTTTTGTAAGACCATCTTTACTCAGATTACAAAAGGGTGGAAAGGGTTTAGATCGCAAAGAGTGGGCtcatgttttaaaaaaagagttgTTAACAGTTGGAGACCATATCAAAGCAAATAGCAATGGCAATGAAGAATATAAGAGATGCTTGTGGAATTACGCAACCAAGTTTTGGCCTGCTTCTGTAAAAAGTCAACAATTGTTTGGAATGTATCAAAAGATCAAAGCAGCAGAATCCaaatagtattaatagAGAGATTATGTATGAGCgtggtatatatatatatatatatatatttttttttgtgtaaTGTTCCACAAAGGGATAGACAGACAGAAACCTGTGCATTAGTTGATGTTGTAATATATAACatttcccctttttttttttttttttttttttttttttttctttttatttatttttctttttatttatttttcttgcaAAAATGAACAATTTTTATGATAAATCCACatggtcacgtttttttttatgcgTTTTGACGGCTTGGATGGATTACACGAGGAAAGTGGCAAAAGTTGCCTCTGTGACTTTTATCAGGGGGTGGTGAGCAATGGAAATGCGGTAGGCAAGCGGCGAGTAAACAACAGacagaaaacaaaagagaaaaaaaaaaaggagagagagagtttttttttttttttttcttttcttttcttttcttttcgcTTTTTATtctcaaaaaattttttttttagagagaagaaaaagaaaaagcaaCTTTTGTTCTTTGGGTGGATTTCGATGGCTTGTTGCATTCATATTTAGCTAAAATATTTCAACTTAGCTTTTTAACCATTActtataaacaaataacttCTTCTATTTACCACACAtcttttctctctttttcctttttgattataacTTTTTGGTTATaactaagaaaaaaagcaaaagaaaaaaaaaaaaaaaaaaaaattaaaaaatttaaaaataaaaagaaaaagaactAACCTTCTaatagtatttttataatctaTATAAGCATCGATTCCTATTGATCTTATATcatctaaaaaaattaaaaaaaaaataaaaaactaaaaaaaaaaaaaaaaaattgtaatagaataaaaacacatttttttaacagtTTAGGAATACAAatcaaaacaaacaaacaaaaaaaaaaaaggaaaaaaaaaaaaaaaaaaaaagaaaaaaagagtaacAAACATGTCCACTACTTCTGATCTTACTGATAAAACCGTTGaacaattggaaaaattgtCCATTAATAACGGTAGCGAAACCGCCCCAACTACTACTTCTGAAGATTCCAATGATATGCTAACTAACCCAGCTTCTTTATATGTTGGTGAATTGGACCCATCTGTAACTGAAGCTGTTTTATACGATATTTTCTCTCCAGTTGGTCCAGTTTCTTCCATCCGTGTGTGCCGTGATGCTATTTCCAAGAACTCCTTGGGTTATGCTTATGTTAACTTTCAGGATTACGAATCGGGTAAACGTGCCATTGAACAATTGAACTACGCTCCAATTAATGGTCGTCCATGTCGTATTATGTGGGTTCAACGTGATCCATCTTTGAGAAAGAGAGGTGCtggtaatattttcatcaagAATTTGGACCCAGCTATCGACAATAGGGCCTTGTTTGATACTTTCTCTGCTTTTGGTGATATTTTATCTTGCAAGATTTCCACCGATGAAAATGGTAATTCGAGAGGGTTTGGTTTTGTGCACTTCAAAGAAGAAAGCGATGCCAAAGATGCTATTGAAGCTATCAACGGTATGTTGTTAAATGGCAGAGAAGTTTTTGTTGGTCCTCACGTCTCTAGAAAAGAACGTCAAACTAAATTGGAAGAATTGAAAACTAATTTCACCAACTTGTATATCAAAAACATCCAACAAGACGTTACTCTGGATGAATTTactaaattatttgaaaaatttggtaAGACCACTTCGATTGTTTTGGCCGAAGATGGCGAACACAGAAACAAGGGATTTGGGTTTGTCAACTTTGAAAATCATGAGGATGCTGCAAAGGCTGTTGATGAATTGAATGGAAACGAATTCCATGGCTTGAAGTTGTTTGTTGGTCGTGCTCAAAAGAGATACGAACGTTCTCAAGAATTGAGAAAGCAATACGAGCTAGCTAAGGCCGAAAAGATGGCTAAATACAGATCTGTCAACTTGTTTGTTAAGAACTTGGCTGATTCCattgatgatga
This Saccharomycodes ludwigii strain NBRC 1722 chromosome II, whole genome shotgun sequence DNA region includes the following protein-coding sequences:
- the PAB1 gene encoding polyadenylate-binding protein (similar to Saccharomyces cerevisiae YER165W | PAB1 | Poly(A) Binding protein); the encoded protein is MSTTSDLTDKTVEQLEKLSINNGSETAPTTTSEDSNDMLTNPASLYVGELDPSVTEAVLYDIFSPVGPVSSIRVCRDAISKNSLGYAYVNFQDYESGKRAIEQLNYAPINGRPCRIMWVQRDPSLRKRGAGNIFIKNLDPAIDNRALFDTFSAFGDILSCKISTDENGNSRGFGFVHFKEESDAKDAIEAINGMLLNGREVFVGPHVSRKERQTKLEELKTNFTNLYIKNIQQDVTLDEFTKLFEKFGKTTSIVLAEDGEHRNKGFGFVNFENHEDAAKAVDELNGNEFHGLKLFVGRAQKRYERSQELRKQYELAKAEKMAKYRSVNLFVKNLADSIDDEKLVELFSPYGTITSTKLMRDENGNSKGFGFVCFETPEEANRAIAEMSQRIVADKPLYVAIAQRKDERRSKLAQEFQAKNNMRFFPPAGMPAQFGGVAPVMYNIYPGANGPVPPQMAGRFMQHPQMMNKQMSYGVPAPQQGFPPRNDFMMPQPTKQIIGEQLYEKVSKKTSGNEAAAGKITGMLLELPYQEVHQLLQDEGFFEKQFADAKAAYENFSKEQANAAA